In Methylococcus geothermalis, one genomic interval encodes:
- a CDS encoding (Fe-S)-binding protein — protein sequence MDTQLDWSAYDSYGAGDAYAAVPSEGGAYGKAAAVCIGNRQCQRSEKGVMCPSFRVTHDAAHSTHHRAQSLKAALNGEYGPKPFVGPELEAAMDLCVGCKGCKRECPNGVDMALLRVEALAQRWKQRGGAPLRERLLAHIPHWAGKRGRLNWLVRLRERVPLLAKLGERWLGIAAARSLPLSAPTEFLAAASTQPAGNADGPEVVLLVDTFSNHFEPETAQAALDVLTAAGYRVHVARPPAAERPLCCGRTFLSHGLVEQARAEAKRMVETLLPYAEQGLPVIGLEPSCLLMLRDEYYSLGLGDAVGTIAKSALLLEEFLAREHDAKRLELPLRPLPQTQALVHGHCHQKAFGAMKSMRKVLGLVPQLKVEFIESSCCGMAGAFGLEAEHFEVSMQMAELALLPRIREADEDTLLIANGTSCRHQIRDGAGREGVHLARVLKAALASGSMEPGETNA from the coding sequence ATGGACACACAACTCGACTGGTCGGCCTACGACAGCTACGGCGCGGGCGATGCCTATGCGGCCGTGCCTTCCGAAGGCGGTGCCTACGGCAAGGCGGCGGCGGTGTGCATCGGCAACCGGCAGTGCCAGCGCAGCGAAAAGGGCGTGATGTGCCCGAGTTTCCGGGTGACCCACGATGCGGCGCACTCCACCCACCACCGGGCCCAATCGCTGAAGGCGGCGCTGAATGGCGAATATGGCCCGAAGCCCTTCGTCGGACCGGAGCTGGAAGCGGCCATGGACCTGTGCGTCGGCTGCAAAGGCTGCAAGCGCGAATGCCCCAATGGCGTGGACATGGCCCTGCTGCGCGTCGAAGCGCTGGCGCAGCGATGGAAACAGCGCGGCGGCGCGCCGTTGCGGGAACGCCTGCTGGCGCACATTCCGCACTGGGCGGGAAAACGGGGCCGGCTGAACTGGCTGGTGAGGCTGCGCGAACGGGTGCCGCTGCTGGCCAAGCTGGGCGAACGCTGGCTGGGCATCGCCGCCGCGCGCTCGCTGCCCCTGAGCGCACCGACCGAGTTCCTCGCCGCCGCCTCGACCCAACCCGCCGGCAACGCCGACGGGCCCGAGGTCGTCTTGCTGGTCGACACCTTCTCCAACCATTTCGAGCCGGAAACCGCGCAGGCGGCGCTCGACGTGCTGACCGCCGCCGGCTACCGGGTCCATGTCGCCCGGCCGCCCGCCGCGGAACGCCCGCTGTGCTGTGGACGCACCTTCCTTTCCCACGGCTTGGTCGAGCAGGCGCGGGCAGAGGCCAAACGCATGGTGGAAACCTTACTGCCTTATGCAGAGCAAGGGCTGCCCGTCATCGGCCTGGAGCCGTCCTGCCTCTTGATGCTGCGTGACGAATACTACTCGCTGGGACTGGGCGATGCCGTGGGCACGATCGCCAAATCGGCGCTGCTGCTGGAGGAATTCCTGGCCCGCGAACACGACGCCAAGCGGCTCGAGCTTCCGCTGCGTCCCCTGCCCCAGACGCAGGCCCTGGTCCACGGACACTGCCACCAGAAAGCCTTCGGCGCGATGAAGTCGATGCGCAAGGTGCTGGGACTGGTGCCGCAGCTGAAGGTGGAATTCATCGAATCGAGCTGCTGCGGGATGGCCGGCGCCTTCGGGCTGGAGGCCGAGCATTTCGAAGTGTCCATGCAGATGGCCGAACTCGCTCTGCTGCCGCGGATACGCGAAGCGGACGAGGACACCTTGCTGATCGCCAATGGCACCAGTTGCCGTCACCAGATCCGCGACGGCGCGGGGCGGGAGGGCGTGCACTTGGCCAGGGTATTGAAGGCGGCGCTGGCGAGCGGAAGCATGGAACCCGGTGAAACGAACGCTTAG
- a CDS encoding CbbQ/NirQ/NorQ/GpvN family protein: MSNADQYLIQEQPYYRPTADEVALFEAAYAARMPVMLKGPTGCGKTRFVEYMAWKLKRPLITVACNEDMTASDLVGRFLLDASGTRWQDGPLTLAARIGAICYLDEVVEARQDTTVVIHPLTDHRRTLPLDKKGELVHAHPDFQLVISYNPGYQNLLKDLKQSTKQRFGALDFSYPETAVEVDVVSHETGIDPKIAEKLVQIAHRARNLKGHGLDEGISTRLLVYAGHLIAKGIAPRAACMMTLVRPLTDDPDMRDTLDAAVATFF, encoded by the coding sequence ATGTCCAACGCGGACCAGTACCTGATCCAGGAACAACCCTATTACCGCCCCACCGCCGACGAGGTGGCACTGTTCGAAGCCGCTTATGCCGCGCGCATGCCGGTGATGCTCAAGGGCCCGACCGGCTGCGGCAAGACCCGGTTCGTGGAATACATGGCCTGGAAGCTGAAGCGCCCGCTGATCACGGTGGCCTGCAACGAGGACATGACGGCCTCGGACCTGGTCGGCCGCTTCCTGCTCGATGCCAGCGGCACCCGCTGGCAGGACGGTCCGCTGACGCTCGCCGCCCGCATCGGCGCCATCTGCTATCTCGACGAAGTCGTGGAGGCCCGCCAGGACACCACCGTGGTCATCCACCCGCTGACCGACCACCGCCGCACCCTGCCGCTGGACAAGAAGGGTGAGCTGGTGCATGCCCACCCGGATTTCCAGTTGGTGATTTCCTACAATCCCGGCTACCAGAACCTGCTGAAGGACCTCAAGCAGTCGACCAAGCAGCGCTTCGGCGCGCTGGATTTCAGCTATCCCGAAACGGCTGTCGAGGTCGATGTGGTGTCGCACGAGACCGGCATCGATCCCAAGATCGCCGAGAAGCTGGTGCAGATCGCCCATCGTGCCCGGAACCTCAAGGGCCACGGCTTGGACGAAGGCATCTCGACCCGGTTGCTGGTCTACGCCGGCCATCTCATCGCCAAGGGCATCGCCCCCCGGGCGGCCTGCATGATGACGCTCGTCCGTCCCCTCACCGACGACCCGGATATGCGCGATACCCTCGACGCCGCCGTGGCGACGTTTTTCTGA
- a CDS encoding class II glutamine amidotransferase domain-containing protein, whose protein sequence is MTGSIVPASPAKPRVLLELMLAPLRFTNALALAIHGLGHALALFALTRNPSAFSAATILEGIPFGELGRSLLPFGPIPQMSAHPPRIPASLYEGWRCRMVAAAGILANLSALAAASWCLEAHGGDLAVLAWSCFCASSILAMLSVPDLLALVHGAAPYWACGPAFAVRYGLDGEESSPLLVSDRLREMAKILAREASTRGGQSAGFSVLVDKGGAQSVIFDKVVKGKREDIVGVLSERLDGLLGKANREGYRRPQDFEAILLHLRYATGGATHWHNAQPHWYEYYDAMMHHRVEDQALVSQPGEVFNMIAHNGDMDGVYLEFTLDGKKCRHFFTQQEARGVFLSMMPRTSSKGDSDSRSVAEWVDFIYTQGLSYKALRYAYFTAALDYNRDIASGNFNLEPLLRWADAIDLALLNIRKELGQSALAAQARSLADLSAEARHRLREALAREVGATLDADAVGRFVAAFEEAFCHHDLTWVMRTASRDLVGEFALMVCSTLEPRMGVFSLTQAFSLGHNRTRGEIFGSAEPLGVTSTLHQGELDDDALQIYLEDGQYATIEYRAASPSEFIRIYDRAKVDDDFSRPPLPAPKALQPFGEGRETRSRSNWFQVNNNPKISRIHLLPAQGNAVEKDLCEIPFVLKRIVESFERGGENHAAMDRLSQLLFQNLLDPGRDPRMHDLVLYGVDFNQDLLNEFAIALHSVLPGLRIRAENSGNVLKEMKRTEREGIGCYGPSTVFLGVSNSAQTQSTLAVVRKARDLVGAERCFVLSQSFLNSMTEALGQGYHPDDPILPNTFVNLSHLSPDGTSGRRRAEAATIVPVATQAVLTEILINLTQKAIEAYSTLNREVLTGQGGDFDLRSDLQMSDIKAFREFQAAVYGVDIPNRVGCNAAGEPIDSPDADALDSEAASRAENQVEFVRSYAIFAAYIVIATVFGVPVFGLLFSPLAFLAGVGLLAHVLDAALFLTALWLIHLGIRRWQGRPVFERIGARAEVYIDRKYIARIVERYNATLFSNMPAFLTPFFYWADTVRDALHRYGIRAHRGVVTIHRLPDERMGIEEANNAAEENMVYAQLGGIRFNGGQPQSRDKVRQGSCYASASRPYQTVLSDSLAGLRAKYDGKLSPEVFRLINRRLIDLCDGLITEFVIGFRRKEIVNRALWDVIRWIPGASLVHEMLLRNGLDLTNLAGEADTANQAQIQSTKHPVSPVDIHTRTMVPRSTFDALRTEEQAPDDSFAVLVFSEHHLALHLNRHAVLEQPQGRVQEVVLKPGRGADRGKLVSDSGDAPCGRFVGALERVDGEPCLVIDNRGSDLRMAVPLSSLSSEQQHYLAHHYRIGSPSLLEAAA, encoded by the coding sequence ATGACAGGAAGCATCGTTCCGGCTTCGCCCGCGAAGCCGCGAGTTCTTTTGGAACTCATGCTGGCCCCGTTGCGGTTCACTAATGCCCTGGCCCTGGCGATACACGGCCTGGGCCATGCGCTCGCCTTGTTCGCGCTTACCCGCAATCCGTCCGCTTTCTCCGCCGCGACGATTCTGGAGGGAATCCCGTTCGGAGAACTCGGCAGGAGTCTTCTGCCGTTCGGACCGATACCCCAGATGTCCGCTCATCCGCCCCGCATTCCGGCGTCCCTGTACGAGGGGTGGCGGTGCAGAATGGTGGCGGCGGCCGGCATCCTGGCCAACCTGTCGGCGCTGGCCGCTGCCTCCTGGTGTCTGGAAGCCCATGGCGGAGATTTGGCGGTGCTCGCCTGGAGCTGCTTCTGCGCCAGTTCGATCCTTGCGATGCTTTCAGTACCGGACCTCCTGGCCCTGGTCCATGGCGCCGCGCCCTACTGGGCCTGCGGCCCGGCATTCGCCGTGCGCTACGGCCTGGACGGGGAAGAAAGTTCGCCCCTGCTGGTCTCGGACCGTTTGCGGGAGATGGCGAAAATCCTGGCGCGGGAGGCTTCGACCCGGGGCGGTCAGTCGGCGGGATTTTCGGTGCTGGTGGACAAAGGCGGCGCCCAGTCGGTGATCTTCGACAAGGTCGTCAAAGGCAAGCGGGAAGACATCGTGGGCGTGCTTTCCGAACGGCTGGACGGCCTGCTCGGCAAGGCCAACCGCGAAGGTTACCGGCGTCCCCAAGACTTCGAAGCGATCCTCCTCCACCTGCGTTACGCCACCGGCGGCGCGACCCATTGGCACAACGCCCAGCCGCACTGGTACGAATACTACGACGCGATGATGCACCATCGGGTGGAAGACCAGGCCCTGGTTTCCCAACCCGGGGAAGTCTTCAACATGATCGCCCACAACGGCGACATGGACGGCGTATACCTCGAATTTACGCTGGACGGCAAAAAGTGCCGGCATTTCTTCACCCAGCAGGAAGCCCGCGGGGTATTCCTGAGCATGATGCCCAGGACCAGCTCGAAAGGCGACTCGGATTCCCGCAGCGTCGCCGAATGGGTGGATTTCATCTATACCCAGGGGCTGTCCTACAAGGCGCTGCGCTATGCCTATTTCACCGCCGCACTGGACTACAACCGGGACATCGCCAGCGGCAATTTCAACCTCGAACCGCTCCTGCGCTGGGCCGATGCCATCGATCTCGCCCTGCTGAACATCCGCAAGGAACTGGGCCAGAGCGCCTTGGCGGCGCAGGCGCGGTCCCTCGCCGACCTCTCCGCCGAGGCCAGGCACCGCCTGCGCGAAGCGCTTGCACGGGAGGTCGGGGCAACGCTGGATGCAGATGCCGTCGGACGCTTTGTCGCGGCATTCGAGGAAGCCTTCTGCCATCACGACCTGACCTGGGTGATGCGCACCGCCTCGCGCGATCTGGTCGGCGAATTCGCGCTGATGGTCTGCTCCACCCTGGAACCCCGCATGGGGGTGTTTTCGCTGACCCAGGCCTTCTCCCTCGGCCACAACCGTACGCGAGGGGAAATCTTCGGCAGCGCGGAACCCTTGGGTGTCACCTCGACCCTGCACCAAGGCGAGCTAGACGACGATGCGCTGCAAATCTATCTGGAAGACGGCCAGTACGCCACGATCGAGTATCGCGCGGCAAGCCCTTCCGAATTCATCCGCATCTACGATCGGGCCAAGGTGGACGATGATTTTTCGCGGCCACCCCTCCCCGCACCGAAGGCGCTGCAACCCTTCGGCGAAGGACGGGAAACCCGGAGCCGGTCCAACTGGTTCCAGGTCAACAACAACCCCAAGATCAGCCGTATCCACCTGCTTCCGGCACAGGGTAACGCCGTCGAAAAAGACCTCTGCGAAATTCCCTTCGTCCTGAAACGCATCGTGGAATCCTTCGAACGGGGCGGCGAGAACCACGCCGCGATGGACCGCCTGAGCCAACTGCTGTTCCAGAACCTGCTGGATCCCGGCCGGGACCCACGGATGCACGATCTCGTGCTCTATGGCGTGGATTTCAACCAGGACCTCCTCAACGAATTCGCGATCGCCCTGCATTCGGTACTGCCGGGCCTCAGGATTCGGGCGGAAAACTCCGGCAACGTACTGAAGGAAATGAAGCGCACCGAGCGGGAGGGCATCGGCTGCTACGGTCCCTCGACCGTGTTCTTGGGCGTCAGCAATTCCGCCCAGACCCAGTCGACCCTGGCCGTGGTGCGCAAGGCGCGCGACCTGGTCGGCGCGGAGCGCTGCTTCGTCCTCTCCCAGTCCTTCCTCAACTCCATGACCGAGGCCCTGGGCCAGGGTTATCACCCCGACGATCCGATCCTGCCCAATACCTTCGTGAACCTGAGCCACCTCTCCCCCGATGGCACCAGCGGTCGGCGCCGGGCCGAAGCGGCGACCATCGTGCCGGTGGCGACCCAGGCGGTGCTCACCGAGATCCTGATCAACCTGACCCAAAAAGCCATCGAGGCCTACAGCACGCTGAACCGGGAGGTCCTGACCGGGCAAGGCGGCGACTTCGACCTCCGCAGCGATCTGCAAATGTCCGACATCAAGGCCTTCCGGGAATTCCAGGCCGCGGTGTATGGCGTCGACATCCCCAACCGGGTCGGCTGCAACGCCGCCGGCGAACCCATCGATTCGCCGGATGCGGACGCCCTGGACAGCGAGGCCGCTTCGCGTGCGGAAAACCAGGTGGAATTCGTCCGCTCCTATGCCATCTTCGCGGCCTACATCGTCATCGCCACGGTCTTCGGGGTGCCGGTGTTCGGCCTTCTGTTCTCCCCGCTCGCCTTCCTGGCCGGCGTCGGCCTGCTAGCCCACGTGCTGGATGCGGCGCTGTTCCTTACCGCGCTCTGGCTGATCCATCTGGGCATCCGCCGCTGGCAAGGGCGGCCGGTGTTCGAGAGGATCGGCGCGCGAGCGGAAGTCTATATCGACCGCAAGTACATCGCCCGCATCGTCGAGCGCTACAACGCCACCCTGTTTTCCAACATGCCGGCGTTCCTGACCCCTTTCTTCTACTGGGCCGATACGGTGCGCGATGCCTTGCACCGCTATGGCATCCGGGCACACCGCGGGGTGGTGACCATCCACCGCCTGCCCGACGAACGCATGGGCATCGAGGAAGCCAACAACGCCGCCGAGGAGAACATGGTCTATGCCCAGCTCGGCGGCATCCGCTTCAATGGCGGCCAGCCTCAGTCGCGGGACAAGGTGCGCCAGGGTTCGTGTTATGCCAGCGCGTCACGGCCCTACCAGACCGTGCTGTCCGACAGCCTGGCGGGACTGCGGGCGAAATATGACGGGAAGCTGTCCCCGGAGGTGTTTCGCCTGATCAACCGCCGGCTCATCGACCTCTGCGACGGCCTGATCACGGAGTTCGTGATCGGCTTCCGGCGCAAGGAAATCGTCAACCGCGCATTGTGGGACGTGATCCGCTGGATACCTGGCGCAAGCCTGGTGCACGAGATGCTGCTGCGCAACGGACTGGACTTGACGAACCTGGCCGGCGAAGCCGATACCGCCAACCAGGCGCAGATCCAGTCCACCAAACATCCGGTCTCGCCGGTGGACATCCACACCCGGACCATGGTCCCCAGATCGACTTTCGACGCGCTGCGCACGGAAGAACAGGCACCCGACGATTCGTTCGCCGTCCTGGTGTTTTCAGAACACCATCTCGCCCTCCACCTGAACCGCCATGCCGTGCTGGAACAACCGCAAGGACGGGTGCAGGAGGTGGTGCTGAAACCTGGCCGGGGCGCCGACCGCGGCAAACTGGTCAGTGACTCCGGCGACGCGCCATGCGGCCGTTTCGTCGGGGCGCTCGAGCGCGTGGACGGGGAACCCTGCCTGGTGATCGACAACAGGGGCTCGGACCTGCGGATGGCGGTCCCGCTGAGCAGCCTGAGTTCGGAACAGCAGCATTACCTGGCTCATCATTACCGCATCGGCTCGCCGAGCCTCTTGGAGGCGGCCGCATGA